From a region of the Bermanella marisrubri genome:
- a CDS encoding GGDEF domain-containing protein: MKLRLYAMNTGLPLLALLALGYLPLKSLVLPDYLVLGLILFTLGRAFLLLHQQAFFAMLPFFFFSLPKGILPFTLDVYHPYVPLLVSSYLLVVNLQTGQKPWWSWLHCLNWLLLGCVLYAASHLLPVYDDWHPWVQHPPEWLFIAIAIVPLFFAWWWRRLGRFAAYWPMLMMIPVAYDWAPQSYIFLWMSLACLFSLTLDSYFMAFVDELTGIAGRRALEFKLKTLPKHYYLAMLDVDHFKKFNDTHGHQVGDDVLRTVAKLISQTRQAKAYRYGGEEFALVFKNGAVSEIVACLEETRKAIAEYPLYPKSRKRDKNSRGKGSQRKPLHITVSFGLAQQHKGESHPQVIERADKALYQAKKKGRNRIEKAK, translated from the coding sequence ATGAAGCTGCGCCTGTACGCCATGAATACTGGTTTGCCGTTATTGGCGCTCTTGGCTCTTGGCTATCTGCCGCTCAAATCCTTGGTTTTGCCTGACTACCTAGTTCTGGGTCTTATTCTTTTTACCTTAGGACGCGCTTTCCTACTGCTACATCAGCAGGCGTTTTTTGCCATGCTGCCCTTTTTCTTTTTCAGTCTACCCAAGGGAATTTTGCCGTTTACTTTGGATGTTTATCACCCCTACGTACCCTTGCTCGTTTCTAGTTACTTGCTAGTTGTGAATTTACAAACCGGTCAGAAACCCTGGTGGTCTTGGCTGCATTGTCTCAATTGGCTTTTGCTGGGTTGTGTATTGTATGCAGCCAGTCATCTGTTGCCTGTCTATGATGATTGGCATCCGTGGGTGCAGCATCCACCAGAGTGGCTTTTCATTGCCATCGCAATTGTTCCTTTATTTTTCGCTTGGTGGTGGCGCCGCTTGGGTCGCTTTGCTGCGTACTGGCCAATGCTGATGATGATTCCGGTGGCTTATGATTGGGCCCCGCAAAGCTATATTTTTCTATGGATGTCTTTGGCCTGCCTATTTTCACTCACATTGGATAGCTATTTCATGGCGTTTGTGGATGAGTTAACGGGAATCGCAGGGAGACGGGCGTTGGAGTTCAAGCTGAAAACCCTGCCCAAGCACTATTATCTGGCCATGCTGGATGTGGATCATTTTAAAAAGTTTAATGATACCCACGGCCACCAAGTAGGGGATGATGTGCTTAGAACCGTAGCAAAGCTCATTAGCCAAACCCGTCAGGCGAAAGCCTATCGCTATGGTGGCGAGGAATTCGCGTTGGTTTTTAAAAACGGAGCGGTAAGCGAAATCGTTGCCTGTCTTGAAGAAACCCGCAAAGCCATCGCTGAGTATCCTCTTTACCCTAAAAGTCGTAAGCGGGATAAAAACAGTCGCGGCAAGGGGTCGCAAAGAAAACCCTTGCATATCACCGTGAGCTTTGGATTGGCACAACAGCATAAGGGTGAAAGCCATCCCCAGGTTATTGAGCGGGCGGACAAGGCGTTGTATCAGGCTAAGAAAAAAGGCCGCAATCGTATAGAAAAGGCGAAATAA
- a CDS encoding LrgB family protein → MDLQWQSAWQAVWMSPYLGLFATILSFQMGLWIFKVSGKHPFMHPVLISVLSLCALVYLTDLSFSRYMESAQLISFFLGPVIVALAIPLYQNLAPLKRYWLPFLLANLLGGAITIAIAVGIVFYMGASDVTVASMWTKSITTAFALQIAPDIGGLAALAAAIIMFTGIMGAVMAPPLFRIFKINQAPAQGAALGICAHAVGTAKALEYGSEQGAFAALSMSIMGILCALALPFMLA, encoded by the coding sequence ATGGACTTACAATGGCAATCGGCTTGGCAAGCAGTGTGGATGAGTCCGTATTTGGGTTTATTTGCCACCATCCTGAGTTTTCAAATGGGCCTGTGGATTTTTAAGGTCAGTGGTAAGCATCCGTTTATGCATCCTGTACTCATTAGCGTGCTGAGTTTGTGCGCTCTTGTGTATCTTACGGACCTAAGTTTTTCGCGTTATATGGAAAGTGCTCAGCTCATCAGTTTTTTCTTAGGCCCTGTAATTGTGGCTTTGGCCATACCGCTCTATCAAAACCTTGCACCACTGAAACGCTATTGGCTACCGTTTCTTTTGGCTAACCTTTTGGGCGGTGCGATTACTATCGCTATTGCAGTGGGCATTGTATTTTACATGGGCGCGTCGGATGTGACCGTTGCGTCCATGTGGACAAAATCTATTACCACGGCGTTTGCTTTGCAAATCGCCCCAGACATTGGAGGTTTGGCAGCGCTGGCGGCGGCCATCATTATGTTCACAGGCATTATGGGGGCGGTGATGGCTCCCCCTCTATTTCGTATCTTTAAGATTAATCAAGCTCCAGCACAAGGGGCAGCTCTAGGCATCTGTGCTCATGCTGTAGGAACGGCAAAAGCCTTAGAATACGGCAGTGAGCAAGGGGCATTTGCAGCACTCAGCATGAGTATTATGGGTATTTTGTGTGCGTTGGCTCTACCTTTTATGCTTGCTTAG
- a CDS encoding CidA/LrgA family protein produces the protein MLYGLIVFVGFLLVGEFIAHLFAWPVPGSVLGMLLLFIVLVIRGGISQELKTSSDGLLPYLPLFIVPASVGIVNYTDILQQEGLLIIFAMFISLLVGIPICGWIMQWLSRSHKGGR, from the coding sequence ATGCTATACGGATTAATCGTTTTTGTTGGCTTTTTATTGGTGGGTGAGTTCATCGCGCACTTATTCGCATGGCCAGTGCCGGGTTCAGTGTTAGGTATGCTGCTGTTGTTCATTGTGCTGGTTATTCGTGGAGGCATTAGCCAAGAGTTGAAAACCAGTAGTGATGGACTATTGCCCTATCTGCCACTGTTCATCGTGCCTGCCTCTGTGGGCATTGTGAATTACACGGATATCCTGCAGCAGGAAGGCCTGTTGATTATTTTTGCCATGTTCATCAGTTTGCTTGTAGGTATTCCCATCTGTGGATGGATCATGCAGTGGCTGAGTCGCTCTCATAAAGGGGGCCGCTAA
- a CDS encoding enoyl-CoA hydratase, with amino-acid sequence MISTDIENRILTIAFDRADKKNAITNEMYLAAEKALIDSVDNQDVRVVLFKGEGGDFTSGNDLVDFIKNPPQGDEPPVLKFLLALARYPKPVVAAVTGLAVGIGTTMLAHCDYVVAAEDARFKLPFVDLGVCPEGGSSLLFPNMMGHSLAAELLMLADMFGTQKADKAGLLNEVVAHEEVLPLAQKVAVKYAQKAPNAVRTTKAMLKKQYLTELEARVTEEIHSFGNLLAGPEAKEALQAFMEKRKPDFSQF; translated from the coding sequence ATGATCAGCACAGATATTGAAAACCGTATCCTTACCATCGCCTTTGATCGCGCGGATAAGAAAAACGCCATCACCAACGAGATGTATTTAGCGGCAGAAAAAGCATTAATTGATAGTGTGGATAACCAAGACGTGCGCGTCGTGCTATTTAAAGGTGAAGGCGGTGATTTCACCAGTGGTAATGACCTTGTGGACTTTATTAAAAACCCACCTCAAGGGGATGAACCTCCGGTATTGAAATTCTTATTGGCTTTAGCGCGTTATCCTAAGCCAGTGGTTGCTGCGGTTACGGGTCTTGCCGTGGGTATCGGTACGACTATGCTGGCCCATTGTGATTATGTGGTTGCCGCAGAAGATGCGCGCTTTAAATTGCCGTTTGTGGATCTTGGTGTCTGCCCTGAAGGTGGTTCGAGCTTACTTTTCCCCAACATGATGGGTCACAGTCTGGCGGCAGAATTACTGATGCTGGCGGATATGTTTGGCACGCAAAAAGCGGATAAAGCAGGCTTATTGAATGAAGTGGTGGCCCATGAGGAAGTATTGCCATTGGCGCAAAAGGTAGCCGTTAAGTACGCGCAAAAAGCCCCTAACGCGGTGCGTACCACCAAGGCGATGCTGAAGAAGCAATATCTAACGGAATTAGAAGCTCGTGTGACGGAAGAAATTCACAGCTTTGGTAATTTGTTGGCGGGTCCTGAGGCCAAAGAAGCCTTGCAAGCTTTCATGGAGAAGCGTAAGCCAGACTTTTCCCAGTTTTAA
- the hemC gene encoding hydroxymethylbilane synthase: MTVLKIATRSSKLALWQAEFVKSELEKFHSDLQVELVKIKTQGDKILDTPLAKIGGKGLFVKELETAMLNGDADIAVHSMKDVPMEFPEGLGLSVICEREMPTDAFVSNHYQRFLDLPQGAHVGTSSLRRQCQVLAARPDLKVSSLRGNVQTRLGKLDAGEFDAIILASAGLLRLELEERVAEHMSDEISLPAGGQGAVGIECRMDDEVTQKLLAPLHHSDTASRVYAERALNKRLQGGCQVPIACYATLNDGELHLRGLVGSEDGSRIIRTEIRGPESQAEQLGIQAAEDLLAQGAGEILSEVYGFDVK; the protein is encoded by the coding sequence ATGACTGTATTAAAAATTGCCACCCGTTCTAGCAAATTGGCCTTGTGGCAGGCGGAATTTGTAAAAAGTGAATTAGAAAAGTTTCACTCCGACTTGCAGGTGGAATTGGTCAAAATTAAAACCCAAGGGGATAAAATTCTCGACACTCCATTGGCCAAGATTGGCGGCAAAGGCTTGTTCGTAAAAGAATTGGAAACCGCCATGCTTAACGGCGATGCAGATATCGCGGTGCACAGCATGAAAGATGTGCCTATGGAATTCCCTGAAGGTTTAGGCTTAAGCGTCATTTGCGAACGTGAAATGCCAACCGATGCCTTTGTCAGCAATCACTACCAGCGCTTCTTAGATTTACCTCAAGGCGCCCATGTTGGCACCTCAAGTTTACGTCGTCAGTGCCAAGTCTTGGCCGCTCGTCCGGACCTTAAAGTATCGAGCTTGCGTGGCAACGTGCAGACCCGTCTTGGCAAATTAGATGCGGGGGAATTTGATGCCATTATCCTTGCCAGTGCAGGTCTATTACGCCTCGAACTGGAAGAACGTGTCGCCGAACATATGAGCGATGAGATTAGCTTACCTGCCGGTGGTCAAGGGGCAGTGGGTATTGAATGTCGTATGGATGACGAGGTTACGCAAAAACTGCTAGCGCCGTTACATCATAGTGATACGGCCAGTCGCGTATACGCAGAACGGGCACTTAACAAGCGATTACAAGGTGGCTGCCAAGTCCCAATCGCTTGCTACGCCACACTCAATGATGGCGAACTCCACCTGCGCGGTTTAGTGGGCAGCGAAGACGGCTCTCGCATCATTCGTACTGAAATCCGCGGACCAGAATCCCAAGCCGAACAACTGGGTATTCAAGCAGCGGAAGATTTATTAGCTCAAGGTGCGGGGGAGATTTTAAGCGAAGTTTATGGCTTTGATGTGAAGTAA
- a CDS encoding uroporphyrinogen-III synthase, which yields MDSLLVTRPQGQGQGMMIELEQAGIQVVHQPLLKIEPLKMEDGADYHQLKQRIVDLDLYDTVICVSSNAAQLASDWIDQYWPQLPVKQQWFAVGPSSAEPLLPLLDSAAMDIQVPEGNHSEGLLALPQLRDMTEKKVLILRGVGGRELIKSTLEERGASVHYAEFYRRTPVDLTQQQLQTLLTEHQIHYALLTSGEMVQQFHQALPNTPKDLHLLVPSERIQKMAIDLGFQQTHICQPITAQAVLKSINDIRKHR from the coding sequence ATGGACAGTTTGCTAGTCACACGGCCGCAGGGACAAGGCCAAGGCATGATGATCGAACTAGAGCAGGCTGGCATTCAAGTAGTGCACCAGCCTTTGCTCAAAATTGAGCCGTTGAAAATGGAAGACGGCGCCGACTACCATCAGCTAAAACAACGCATTGTTGATCTCGACCTTTATGACACCGTGATTTGCGTCAGCAGCAATGCCGCACAATTAGCCAGTGATTGGATTGATCAATACTGGCCGCAGCTTCCGGTGAAGCAACAATGGTTTGCTGTTGGCCCCAGCAGCGCAGAGCCATTGCTTCCGCTTTTGGACAGCGCAGCCATGGACATCCAAGTGCCGGAAGGCAATCACAGTGAAGGCTTACTCGCATTACCTCAGCTACGAGATATGACGGAAAAAAAAGTCCTTATCTTGCGCGGTGTGGGTGGCCGGGAACTCATAAAAAGTACATTGGAAGAACGTGGGGCTAGTGTTCACTACGCTGAATTCTATCGAAGAACCCCTGTGGATCTAACGCAACAACAGTTGCAAACACTACTCACAGAGCATCAAATACACTATGCTTTGCTCACAAGCGGTGAAATGGTGCAGCAGTTTCATCAAGCATTGCCCAATACACCCAAAGATTTACATTTACTGGTGCCAAGTGAACGCATCCAAAAGATGGCCATCGACCTTGGTTTTCAGCAAACTCATATTTGTCAGCCGATTACTGCACAAGCGGTACTAAAATCGATCAATGATATAAGGAAGCATCGGTGA